From a single Planococcus shenhongbingii genomic region:
- a CDS encoding MFS transporter, which translates to MKKTILLLMSVQFFVYLGFGIIIPVLPEVIVQKGYADIHVGGLITIYALASFFTAPLWGRLSDRTGRKKLILIGLAGFSLSFFLFSLFLDHLILLYLSRIIGGLFSGALYTAVTGYVADITTSEERNKYMGLLGMSIGLGFIFGPAIGGLLGAISLSLPFTASAVLILLLMVYAGIVLKEPERHGEAVKRKLLPKGASMLWQYRIRYLFLFSFTVTFLLAGLESTFQLFQIDQIEITPLQLGYLFMASGFVDAAIQGGVVRRVKDGSETKWIIGAQIVTAAGLFLLPFTSSLIFAGIALSIFTAGNALARTILVSLTSKESGGKYGTAAGMTYSMDNMGRIIGPLLFTWLLTLQSGSVYYLSGALALFSIGLIVIYKSSGKTLRTSEKASPSS; encoded by the coding sequence ATGAAAAAAACCATTCTATTGCTGATGTCAGTTCAATTTTTCGTTTACTTGGGCTTCGGCATTATCATACCGGTATTGCCGGAAGTTATTGTTCAGAAAGGCTATGCAGATATTCATGTTGGCGGACTCATCACCATTTACGCGCTTGCTTCTTTTTTTACAGCACCGCTTTGGGGCCGTTTATCCGATAGAACCGGCCGCAAAAAACTAATTTTAATCGGCTTGGCCGGATTCAGCCTCAGTTTCTTTTTGTTCTCGCTGTTTCTGGATCATCTGATTTTGCTGTATTTATCCCGTATCATCGGCGGCTTGTTTTCCGGCGCCCTATACACAGCAGTAACCGGCTACGTGGCCGATATTACGACATCTGAAGAACGCAATAAATACATGGGTTTGCTCGGCATGTCAATCGGCCTCGGCTTTATTTTCGGCCCAGCAATCGGCGGTTTGCTTGGCGCAATTTCTCTTTCCCTGCCATTTACCGCGTCAGCCGTTCTCATCTTGCTGCTCATGGTCTATGCCGGCATCGTCTTGAAAGAACCGGAGCGCCATGGCGAAGCGGTCAAACGGAAACTGCTGCCAAAAGGCGCCAGCATGCTTTGGCAATACCGGATCCGATACCTATTTCTGTTCTCGTTTACCGTAACCTTTCTGCTGGCCGGCTTGGAATCGACATTCCAGCTATTCCAAATTGACCAGATTGAAATTACGCCGCTGCAGCTTGGCTATCTCTTTATGGCAAGCGGTTTTGTGGATGCAGCGATTCAAGGCGGCGTCGTGCGCCGTGTGAAAGACGGATCGGAAACCAAATGGATCATCGGTGCGCAAATCGTCACAGCAGCCGGACTGTTTTTACTGCCTTTCACTTCGAGCCTGATTTTCGCCGGTATTGCCCTCAGCATTTTCACAGCTGGCAACGCCCTTGCCCGAACGATATTGGTGTCTCTGACTTCAAAAGAGTCTGGCGGAAAGTACGGCACCGCCGCTGGCATGACCTACTCAATGGATAATATGGGCCGCATCATTGGACCGCTGCTTTTCACATGGCTATTGACACTGCAATCCGGATCGGTTTATTATCTTTCCGGTGCACTGGCTTTGTTCAGCATCGGGTTGATCGTGATTTATAAAAGTTCCGGCAAAACTTTGCGGACCAGTGAAAAAGCAAGCCCCTCTTCGTGA
- a CDS encoding phytoene/squalene synthase family protein produces MSKVANLQKESMVMLKETSRTFFIPINFLEPALKKTVASAYLCMRAIDEIEDHPELEDEAKQHLLLAVSQMLHTTFDGDRYQALLQPYAHILPPVTKRLADWISVCPPEIVGKINESTAIMAGGMAKWVEKKWIIETKEDLDDYTYYVAGLVGTMLSDLWKWHDNTETDPELAIAFGRGLQAVNMLRNYDEDLERGVTFVPNGWDRNDMFNYANDNLAKADEYVKSIKNKRIIMFCKVPLALAHSTLKALKSGKEKITRKEVESIVEQLKQEENVE; encoded by the coding sequence ATGAGTAAAGTCGCGAATTTGCAAAAAGAGTCCATGGTCATGTTAAAAGAAACAAGCCGGACTTTTTTCATCCCAATCAATTTTCTAGAACCGGCTTTAAAAAAGACGGTCGCTTCTGCTTACCTGTGTATGAGAGCAATCGACGAAATTGAAGATCATCCGGAATTAGAAGACGAAGCAAAGCAGCATCTATTGCTCGCTGTCAGCCAAATGTTACATACGACATTTGACGGGGACCGCTATCAGGCCTTGCTTCAGCCTTATGCCCATATTTTGCCGCCCGTCACTAAGCGTCTTGCTGACTGGATCAGTGTATGCCCTCCAGAAATTGTGGGCAAAATAAATGAATCCACAGCCATTATGGCAGGCGGAATGGCTAAATGGGTCGAAAAGAAATGGATTATTGAAACAAAAGAAGATTTAGATGACTATACCTATTATGTTGCCGGGCTGGTTGGCACAATGCTCTCCGATTTGTGGAAATGGCATGACAACACTGAAACAGATCCCGAACTGGCCATCGCATTTGGACGCGGACTTCAAGCGGTTAACATGCTCCGCAATTACGATGAAGACCTGGAACGCGGCGTCACTTTTGTGCCGAATGGCTGGGACCGGAATGATATGTTCAATTACGCCAATGATAACTTAGCGAAAGCAGATGAATACGTCAAGTCCATCAAAAATAAACGCATTATCATGTTCTGCAAAGTACCTCTTGCTCTTGCCCACAGCACTTTAAAAGCTTTGAAATCTGGAAAAGAAAAAATTACCCGCAAAGAAGTTGAAAGCATTGTGGAACAGCTGAAACAGGAAGAAAACGTAGAATAA
- a CDS encoding ArsR/SmtB family transcription factor, whose amino-acid sequence MSLAAKKYDVFQAIADPTRREVLHLLSEGELAISAISSHFPISRTAIVKHLHILTEAELVSGRKEGREKIYSLQPESFEELKQWLSYFDQFWHNKLSILKHVVENEEENKTIRKRPTE is encoded by the coding sequence TTGTCTTTAGCAGCTAAAAAGTATGATGTCTTTCAAGCGATTGCAGATCCGACGCGGAGAGAAGTGCTTCACTTATTATCTGAAGGGGAATTGGCTATTTCGGCAATCAGTTCACATTTTCCTATCAGCCGCACAGCAATTGTGAAACACCTTCATATCTTAACAGAAGCTGAGCTGGTCAGCGGACGAAAAGAAGGCAGGGAAAAAATCTATAGCCTGCAGCCGGAGTCCTTTGAAGAGTTAAAACAGTGGCTGTCGTATTTTGACCAATTCTGGCACAACAAGTTGTCGATTCTCAAGCACGTAGTCGAGAATGAGGAAGAAAATAAAACCATAAGAAAACGGCCGACTGAATGA
- a CDS encoding aminotransferase class V-fold PLP-dependent enzyme, which translates to MYWCKIARTQFEFDEIAKLNYETFVEEIPQHETDPSGTRVDPFHEQNTYLIVLADTAIVGMIALREERPFSLDKKIGPVENFLPDVEKMCEIRLMAVRKAHRNGRVFFLLARALSDYCYERGYGAAVISGTTRQLKLYGQIGFRAFAEPVGQGEAVFIPMVTTRKQYGQSVASRLQTKRKLFHPGPVHLTKELAAPFTEESVSHRSSTFQALYEDVRDRLVELGESFPHLLVGSGTLANEAMIAQLKKEPAKGLILVNGEFGNRLKGQAARWQLDFEVLEAEWGHSFSMEKLGGELEHGEYGWMLMVHGETSTGMLNDLEAVADLCETYKVKLCVDAVSSFGAVSFSLKKVWLATAVSGKAIGTMTGIAVVFSHHEIESDPALPAYLDLGLYENKVPFTLSYPLLKSFKQALEAYPERYSLLSERFEILKSSTQDWPYLTADYPVLLTFKAEDEFEHFPLDAHLSGYELHAKSTYLKDRNLFQVSCIQPEFEQDWQMFMKFQEAYSRYHLT; encoded by the coding sequence GTGTATTGGTGCAAAATCGCGCGGACACAATTCGAGTTTGATGAAATCGCTAAATTGAATTACGAAACGTTTGTGGAAGAAATCCCCCAGCATGAGACGGATCCTTCCGGTACACGAGTAGACCCATTCCATGAACAGAATACGTATTTGATCGTGTTGGCGGATACTGCCATTGTCGGAATGATTGCGCTTCGAGAAGAGCGGCCTTTTTCGCTGGACAAGAAAATCGGTCCAGTGGAAAACTTCCTTCCAGACGTTGAAAAGATGTGCGAAATCCGGTTAATGGCTGTCAGGAAAGCCCATCGCAACGGACGCGTATTTTTCCTGCTTGCCCGTGCGTTGTCCGATTATTGCTATGAGCGAGGCTACGGAGCTGCTGTTATTTCCGGAACCACGCGCCAATTAAAGCTCTATGGGCAGATTGGGTTCCGCGCTTTCGCGGAACCGGTCGGACAAGGAGAAGCTGTATTTATACCAATGGTGACTACGCGCAAACAGTATGGACAATCCGTTGCTTCACGGCTGCAGACCAAAAGGAAATTATTTCATCCAGGACCGGTGCATCTTACTAAAGAACTGGCTGCCCCTTTTACAGAAGAATCCGTCTCGCACAGATCATCGACATTCCAAGCCCTTTATGAAGATGTAAGGGACCGGCTTGTAGAACTGGGGGAGTCTTTTCCACATTTATTAGTTGGCAGCGGCACATTGGCGAATGAAGCCATGATCGCCCAGTTGAAAAAGGAACCAGCAAAAGGCCTGATTCTGGTGAACGGGGAATTCGGCAACAGGCTGAAAGGGCAGGCTGCAAGATGGCAGCTGGATTTTGAAGTCCTGGAAGCAGAATGGGGCCATTCTTTTTCAATGGAGAAACTCGGCGGTGAATTGGAACATGGAGAATATGGCTGGATGTTGATGGTGCACGGGGAAACTTCTACTGGCATGCTGAATGATTTGGAGGCGGTCGCCGATTTATGCGAAACCTACAAAGTGAAACTATGCGTTGATGCCGTCAGCAGTTTCGGAGCCGTCTCTTTTTCTTTGAAAAAGGTATGGCTGGCGACAGCGGTAAGTGGAAAAGCGATTGGTACAATGACTGGGATTGCCGTCGTTTTTTCCCATCATGAAATAGAATCAGATCCTGCACTTCCTGCATATCTGGATTTGGGATTGTATGAAAATAAGGTGCCGTTCACCTTATCCTATCCCTTGTTGAAAAGCTTCAAGCAAGCGCTTGAAGCTTATCCCGAAAGGTATTCGCTTTTAAGCGAACGCTTTGAAATTTTGAAAAGCTCCACACAGGATTGGCCATATTTAACGGCAGACTACCCGGTGCTGCTGACATTTAAAGCAGAAGATGAATTTGAGCATTTTCCGCTCGATGCCCATCTGTCAGGCTATGAACTGCATGCCAAAAGCACTTACTTAAAGGACCGGAATTTATTTCAAGTGTCCTGCATCCAGCCTGAATTTGAACAGGACTGGCAAATGTTCATGAAATTCCAAGAAGCTTATAGCAGGTATCATCTTACATGA
- the cls gene encoding cardiolipin synthase — MTISIISIVTTATLILNIFLAITLIFLERRDASSTWAWLLVLFFIPILGFLAYLLLGRQLRKKTLFKWEGRQRVGIENLIAHQMNALHDDEFHFADPHVNDYKDLVYLHLRNNGAVLTQDNAVQIFNDGREKFDSLIHDIEQAKNHIHMQYYIFRLDQLGIRIMNALTAKAKQGVKVRLLYDDMGSRRLRKRHFKEFIKAGGEVETFFPSIWPLINPRLNYRNHRKIVVIDGRVGYIGGFNVGEEYLGLSRKFGYWRDTHLRLEGSSLHPLQTRFILDWNQASARNDIEYDEIYFPAIPKKGDTTMQIVSSGPDEEWEQIKDGYLKMINMAKKYIYIQTPYFIPDPSFYDAVRIAALSGIDVRIMIPNKPDHPFVYWATYSYAGQMLRAGARVFIYDNGFLHTKMIVVDDKVSTVGTANIDVRSFKLNFEVNAFIYDHKVSAELADLFHQDMELSEELTLGLYFARTRLIKTKESIARLLSPIL; from the coding sequence ATGACTATTTCTATTATAAGTATAGTAACTACCGCAACTCTCATTCTCAATATTTTCTTGGCCATCACGCTCATTTTCTTGGAACGCCGTGATGCCAGTTCTACCTGGGCCTGGCTTTTAGTCTTGTTTTTCATTCCCATTTTGGGATTCTTAGCTTATCTCTTGCTCGGAAGACAACTTCGAAAAAAAACACTTTTCAAATGGGAAGGCCGCCAGCGTGTCGGGATTGAGAATTTAATCGCCCACCAAATGAACGCGCTGCATGATGATGAATTTCATTTTGCTGATCCGCATGTAAATGATTATAAAGATTTAGTGTATTTACATTTAAGAAACAACGGAGCGGTTTTGACTCAGGACAATGCCGTTCAGATTTTTAATGATGGACGCGAAAAATTTGATTCCTTGATCCACGACATTGAACAGGCGAAGAATCATATACATATGCAATATTATATTTTCCGTTTGGATCAACTGGGCATCCGTATAATGAATGCTTTGACGGCCAAGGCAAAACAAGGAGTCAAAGTCCGGCTGCTATACGATGATATGGGATCACGGCGGCTGAGAAAAAGGCATTTCAAAGAATTTATCAAAGCGGGCGGAGAAGTAGAAACATTCTTCCCTTCGATCTGGCCATTGATCAATCCCCGGCTGAATTACCGGAACCACCGGAAAATCGTGGTCATTGATGGCCGGGTCGGTTATATCGGCGGCTTTAACGTAGGGGAAGAATATCTTGGCTTAAGCCGGAAGTTCGGCTATTGGCGCGATACCCACCTTCGTTTGGAAGGCAGTTCCCTGCATCCGCTGCAAACACGTTTTATATTGGATTGGAACCAGGCTTCCGCGCGGAATGACATTGAATACGACGAAATCTATTTTCCGGCTATCCCTAAAAAAGGGGATACGACGATGCAAATTGTATCAAGTGGGCCAGATGAAGAGTGGGAACAAATAAAAGATGGTTATTTGAAGATGATCAATATGGCCAAGAAATATATTTATATTCAAACGCCTTATTTTATCCCGGATCCCAGTTTTTACGATGCTGTCCGGATTGCTGCTTTGTCAGGGATCGATGTCCGCATCATGATTCCCAATAAACCGGATCATCCTTTCGTGTACTGGGCTACTTATTCTTATGCGGGGCAAATGCTTAGAGCTGGAGCCCGTGTATTCATCTATGATAACGGCTTTCTGCATACGAAGATGATTGTGGTGGACGACAAAGTCTCAACAGTCGGCACAGCCAATATCGATGTGCGCAGTTTTAAATTGAATTTTGAAGTGAACGCTTTTATATACGATCACAAAGTCTCCGCTGAACTTGCCGATTTATTCCATCAGGATATGGAGCTTTCAGAAGAATTGACGCTCGGGCTGTATTTTGCAAGAACCCGGCTGATTAAAACGAAAGAATCAATTGCCAGATTACTGTCGCCTATTTTATAA
- a CDS encoding MBL fold metallo-hydrolase, with protein MERSSSTEKVLPVTSIKDGSGIEVVPGVYCYTIQIANVFFIGNPAISSDWVLVDAGMPGSAHRILKEAENRFGPDHKLKAIILTHGHFDHVGGLIDILETHKVPVYAHPLEFTYLKGITDYPEPDYKVDGGTVAKMSWEFPHQAIDISAHLHQLPTDGTVPHMPGWKWIHTPGHTEGHVSLFREYGRVLLAGDAFVTVKQDSLYKVLTQKKEVHGPPVYLTPDWRAAWESVVKLVELRPSIAATGHGKPMRGAALAKGLVNLANNFQEVAVPKYGKFVDQPKAQ; from the coding sequence ATGGAGAGAAGTTCTTCAACTGAAAAAGTATTACCGGTGACTTCCATTAAAGATGGATCAGGTATTGAAGTCGTTCCAGGCGTCTACTGCTACACGATCCAAATAGCCAATGTCTTTTTTATCGGCAACCCCGCTATCAGCAGCGATTGGGTTCTGGTCGACGCCGGAATGCCAGGCTCAGCGCACCGGATTTTAAAAGAAGCGGAAAATCGTTTTGGCCCTGATCATAAACTGAAAGCCATTATTTTAACGCACGGGCATTTTGATCATGTCGGCGGCCTAATCGACATTTTAGAAACGCATAAAGTTCCCGTCTATGCACATCCTCTCGAATTCACTTATTTAAAAGGAATTACGGATTATCCGGAACCCGATTATAAAGTAGATGGTGGAACAGTGGCCAAGATGTCATGGGAGTTCCCGCATCAAGCAATCGATATTTCAGCACATCTCCACCAACTGCCGACAGATGGCACGGTTCCACATATGCCGGGCTGGAAATGGATCCACACTCCCGGGCATACAGAAGGCCATGTATCTCTTTTCCGCGAATATGGGCGAGTGCTGCTTGCTGGCGACGCATTTGTCACCGTCAAACAGGATTCACTTTATAAAGTGCTGACACAAAAGAAAGAAGTCCATGGTCCCCCGGTTTATCTGACGCCAGACTGGCGCGCAGCATGGGAGTCTGTTGTTAAACTTGTTGAATTGCGGCCATCCATCGCTGCAACCGGACACGGAAAACCAATGCGAGGTGCTGCTTTGGCTAAAGGTTTAGTGAACTTGGCGAATAATTTCCAAGAAGTCGCTGTCCCTAAATACGGAAAGTTTGTAGACCAGCCGAAAGCTCAATAA
- a CDS encoding SDR family oxidoreductase yields the protein MEKNKPESLPPQEQGRQPGFESKMTPQPEFTGNLAGKAQRLPDKTALITGGDSGIGRAVAVAFAKEGADVAIAYLDEHEDAEETKRYVEKEGRRCILIAGDIGDEAFCQGAVQQVIDEFGKLDILVNNAAEQHLQDSLKDITAEQLEQTFRTNVFGMFHLTKAALDHLKSGSSIINTTSITAFQGMPTLIDYSSTKGAILSFTRALSGSLAEQNIRVNAVAPGPIWTPLIPASFPAEQVESFGKNTPLGRAGQPDELAPGYVYLASDDSSYITGQVLNINGGTPV from the coding sequence ATGGAAAAAAATAAACCGGAAAGCCTGCCGCCGCAGGAACAGGGACGCCAGCCGGGTTTTGAATCAAAAATGACGCCGCAACCGGAATTCACCGGCAATCTCGCTGGGAAAGCGCAGCGCCTCCCGGACAAAACGGCTTTGATTACCGGAGGGGACAGTGGCATTGGCCGTGCGGTAGCTGTGGCATTTGCAAAAGAAGGGGCAGACGTGGCTATTGCTTATCTTGATGAACATGAAGATGCAGAAGAAACAAAACGGTACGTTGAAAAAGAAGGAAGACGCTGCATCTTAATCGCAGGAGATATTGGCGATGAAGCGTTTTGCCAAGGAGCGGTGCAGCAAGTGATCGATGAATTCGGCAAGCTGGACATCCTGGTCAATAATGCGGCCGAGCAGCATTTGCAGGATTCGTTGAAAGACATTACGGCCGAACAATTGGAACAGACTTTCCGCACAAATGTGTTCGGCATGTTCCACCTGACAAAAGCAGCGCTGGATCATTTAAAGTCAGGAAGCTCGATTATCAATACCACGTCCATCACGGCTTTCCAAGGTATGCCGACGTTAATTGACTATTCTTCCACAAAAGGGGCAATTCTGTCATTCACACGCGCTCTATCAGGTTCCCTTGCGGAACAAAATATCCGCGTCAATGCCGTAGCGCCGGGTCCGATCTGGACGCCGCTTATTCCGGCTTCGTTCCCCGCGGAACAAGTGGAAAGTTTCGGCAAGAATACGCCGCTCGGCCGCGCCGGTCAGCCGGATGAACTGGCACCGGGCTATGTTTACTTAGCATCCGATGATTCGTCTTACATCACCGGACAAGTTCTGAACATCAATGGCGGTACGCCTGTTTAA
- a CDS encoding NAD(P)/FAD-dependent oxidoreductase produces MNSIIIIGSGILGASVAYHAAKSGADVTLIDREDVGQATGVAAGIVCPWISQRRNKAWYGLAKSGAAYYPDLISELEQLGEKDTGYKQVGIVSIHEESKLDKMEEKAYERREDAPEMGEICRLSPVQTKELFPYASDEYGSLFVSGAARVEGHAVRDALIRAALKLGAKKVSGNARFIVEEEKVVGVQTETKEFFADSIVSAGGAWAAELFEPLGLALDIVPQKAQILHMHVESDSIIDWPVAMVPFGLYVVPFSGGRIMAGATHENDAGFDTKLTAGGIHHILDKTLDAIPGLAAAEVTGAGTGFRPSTQSALPVIGQVPGHPNIFMANGLGSSGLTAGPYLGKELAKLAMGQPIDIDLSLYKIDEVFRGK; encoded by the coding sequence ATGAATTCAATAATTATTATCGGCTCTGGTATTTTAGGTGCTTCTGTTGCTTATCACGCAGCAAAATCCGGAGCGGATGTTACATTGATTGACCGGGAGGATGTCGGACAAGCGACCGGTGTGGCAGCCGGCATTGTCTGTCCTTGGATTTCGCAGCGCAGAAATAAAGCATGGTATGGCCTGGCTAAAAGCGGAGCGGCTTACTACCCGGATTTAATTTCTGAATTGGAGCAGCTCGGGGAAAAAGATACAGGCTATAAACAAGTCGGGATTGTCAGCATCCACGAGGAAAGCAAGCTCGATAAAATGGAAGAAAAAGCGTATGAACGCCGGGAAGACGCCCCGGAAATGGGCGAAATCTGCCGGCTTTCTCCTGTGCAGACCAAAGAATTATTTCCTTATGCCTCCGATGAATATGGATCGCTTTTTGTCAGCGGCGCAGCACGTGTAGAAGGACATGCAGTCAGAGATGCTTTGATCCGGGCAGCGTTGAAGTTGGGAGCGAAAAAAGTCAGCGGCAATGCCCGGTTCATCGTAGAAGAAGAGAAAGTTGTCGGTGTCCAGACGGAAACAAAAGAATTTTTTGCTGACAGCATCGTTTCAGCTGGAGGCGCTTGGGCTGCTGAATTATTTGAACCCTTGGGCTTAGCACTCGACATCGTTCCTCAAAAAGCTCAGATTCTCCACATGCATGTAGAAAGTGATTCGATCATCGATTGGCCGGTCGCCATGGTGCCATTCGGTTTGTATGTCGTTCCTTTTTCAGGAGGGCGAATTATGGCAGGGGCAACGCATGAGAACGATGCTGGATTTGATACGAAGCTGACGGCAGGCGGAATCCATCATATTCTTGATAAGACTTTGGACGCCATTCCAGGGTTGGCAGCAGCCGAAGTTACTGGAGCGGGAACAGGATTCAGACCATCCACACAAAGTGCTTTGCCGGTAATCGGACAAGTTCCGGGACATCCGAATATATTTATGGCAAACGGCCTTGGTTCTTCAGGATTGACGGCGGGGCCGTATTTGGGAAAAGAATTAGCAAAGCTGGCGATGGGGCAACCTATTGACATTGATTTGAGTCTTTATAAGATAGACGAAGTCTTTCGGGGAAAGTAG
- a CDS encoding glycosyltransferase has protein sequence MMKKALFVSDHGDPLAKLGGKQAGGQNNYVKQLALALEKKGWQIDVVTHWCDASAPRIEKFGTACRVIRIEAGHKGFVSKDEMFTMLPSFYTELKSTLSLSSYDMVHTHYWLSGLIGKRLKEEFGLPFVHTSHSLGWAKAKATGIRDARRAKAERAILKAADQILATTNNEKQLIQENVDSPSPIKVIPIGVDQAFKVRGIRSHLRKKSGYDTPLFVFAGRLEETKGIFTLLEAFQLLVQKGNAGFTPRLLIAGGEEDAIDSVARLPYDEKLRAAVKGIEEHVEFLGPQSQEQLALLFNISTATIVPSYYESFGMVAAEAQACGSPVIASDVGGLKNVVQDGITGLLVETKNEIDLAIAMEVLSMNTLLVERLSRQAVRIANRDFDWSSISNRVNSMYEVIMNEGSKTYISNRPGRDAGW, from the coding sequence ATGATGAAAAAAGCGCTATTCGTCTCTGACCACGGAGATCCGCTGGCCAAACTAGGCGGGAAACAAGCCGGTGGCCAAAATAATTACGTTAAACAATTAGCTCTTGCCCTTGAAAAGAAAGGTTGGCAAATAGATGTTGTCACACATTGGTGCGATGCTTCGGCCCCAAGAATTGAAAAGTTTGGAACTGCTTGCCGTGTTATTCGCATCGAAGCGGGCCATAAAGGGTTTGTATCAAAAGATGAAATGTTCACGATGCTTCCTTCATTCTATACAGAATTGAAAAGCACCCTATCCCTTTCTTCATATGACATGGTCCATACGCATTATTGGCTATCCGGTTTAATCGGAAAAAGGTTAAAAGAAGAATTCGGTTTGCCATTTGTCCATACTTCACATTCTTTAGGATGGGCAAAAGCGAAAGCGACAGGCATCCGCGATGCACGCCGTGCAAAAGCAGAAAGAGCGATTTTAAAAGCCGCTGACCAAATATTAGCTACAACCAATAACGAAAAACAGTTGATCCAGGAAAATGTCGATTCACCTTCTCCTATAAAAGTGATCCCCATTGGGGTTGACCAAGCATTTAAAGTGCGCGGAATCCGTAGTCACCTAAGAAAAAAATCCGGTTATGACACCCCCCTCTTTGTTTTCGCCGGCAGACTTGAAGAAACGAAAGGCATCTTCACTTTATTAGAAGCTTTTCAATTGCTTGTGCAAAAAGGAAATGCCGGCTTTACTCCGCGTCTCTTGATTGCCGGAGGGGAAGAAGATGCTATTGATTCTGTGGCGCGTCTGCCATATGACGAGAAATTGCGTGCGGCGGTCAAAGGAATCGAAGAGCATGTGGAGTTTTTAGGGCCGCAGTCTCAAGAACAGCTTGCCTTGCTGTTTAATATCTCTACTGCAACGATTGTGCCAAGTTATTACGAATCGTTCGGCATGGTAGCCGCTGAAGCACAGGCTTGTGGAAGTCCGGTTATCGCTTCTGATGTAGGTGGATTAAAAAATGTTGTACAGGACGGAATTACTGGGCTATTGGTTGAGACGAAAAACGAAATAGACCTTGCCATCGCAATGGAAGTCCTATCAATGAACACGTTACTGGTAGAACGCCTTAGCCGTCAGGCAGTGCGTATTGCCAACCGCGATTTTGACTGGAGTTCTATTTCAAATCGTGTCAATTCAATGTATGAGGTGATTATGAATGAAGGAAGCAAAACATATATTAGCAACCGACCTGGACGGGACGCTGGTTGGTGA
- a CDS encoding SRPBCC family protein: MEPINQAMLEDIKHVIIIDAPVQKVWDFVATSEGIASWFMPNDFQPEEGNEFHLQSPFGPSPCKVTEFDPPNRLSFTWDTEGWIVSFLLTEIEGKTEFTLIHGGWKHPEAVLPKANEKSFIIRDRMDHGWEGIVRTLNEKVVEA; encoded by the coding sequence ATGGAACCGATTAATCAAGCAATGCTGGAAGATATTAAACATGTCATCATAATTGATGCCCCTGTCCAAAAGGTATGGGATTTCGTAGCCACTTCAGAAGGGATCGCTTCCTGGTTTATGCCGAACGATTTTCAGCCTGAAGAAGGAAATGAATTTCATCTCCAATCCCCGTTCGGTCCATCGCCCTGCAAAGTGACCGAATTTGATCCGCCTAATCGCCTTTCGTTTACATGGGATACTGAAGGCTGGATTGTTTCATTTCTTTTAACGGAAATCGAAGGCAAAACGGAATTTACCCTTATCCACGGAGGATGGAAGCATCCTGAAGCTGTTCTTCCTAAAGCAAACGAGAAAAGTTTTATTATACGTGATCGGATGGACCATGGCTGGGAAGGGATTGTTAGAACATTAAACGAAAAGGTGGTTGAAGCTTAA
- a CDS encoding HAD-IIB family hydrolase, with protein sequence MKEAKHILATDLDGTLVGDPEGLQQLLKFYDEQVYDVSLIYITGRYCDSALSLIETENLPIPDILVTDVGTSIYIGEKFEKDLEWEKRMKENWMPDEIDALASSIPGLTKQPMILENRCSYYVSEIQPVEEFKRKLAVSAIPHKLIFSGGKDVDVVPKGSGKGQALQYILKKYDIKDPNLLVAGDSGNDLEMLTLGFPSVIVGNAQPELLESEAHPMIFRAKKGFAGGIHEAWAHFHSK encoded by the coding sequence ATGAAGGAAGCAAAACATATATTAGCAACCGACCTGGACGGGACGCTGGTTGGTGATCCAGAAGGTTTGCAGCAATTACTGAAGTTCTATGACGAACAAGTTTACGATGTGTCTTTGATTTATATTACCGGCCGTTACTGCGATTCCGCTTTATCACTCATTGAAACGGAGAACCTGCCGATTCCTGATATTTTGGTTACGGATGTTGGCACCAGTATCTATATTGGCGAAAAGTTCGAGAAAGACCTTGAATGGGAAAAGCGGATGAAAGAAAATTGGATGCCAGATGAAATCGATGCACTCGCTTCATCCATCCCCGGTTTGACGAAACAGCCAATGATTTTGGAAAACCGCTGCTCTTATTATGTCTCAGAAATTCAGCCCGTGGAGGAATTCAAACGTAAATTGGCTGTTTCTGCTATTCCTCATAAACTTATCTTTAGCGGAGGCAAAGATGTCGACGTCGTCCCTAAAGGCAGCGGCAAAGGCCAAGCTCTTCAATATATTTTGAAAAAATACGATATCAAAGACCCGAACCTGCTTGTAGCCGGAGATTCCGGAAACGATTTGGAAATGCTGACGCTCGGATTTCCTTCCGTGATCGTGGGCAATGCCCAGCCTGAACTCCTGGAAAGCGAGGCACATCCAATGATTTTCCGTGCTAAAAAAGGATTTGCCGGCGGCATTCACGAAGCATGGGCCCATTTCCATTCCAAATAA